CCAAACGGCTTGAAACAGGGTATCCAACCCGTCTTTTCCGAACCCTGTGGAGGAATATTGCCATGAAAAAAGATATCCATCCGAAAGTTTACAAGGCCAAGATCCGTTGCGCCTGTGGTCACGAGTTTGAAGCTATCACCACTAAAGGTGAAGAGATGCACGTCGAAATTTGTTCCGCTTGCCATCCCTTCTTCACCGGCAAG
This genomic stretch from Desulfobaculum bizertense DSM 18034 harbors:
- the rpmE gene encoding 50S ribosomal protein L31, which produces MKKDIHPKVYKAKIRCACGHEFEAITTKGEEMHVEICSACHPFFTGKQRFVDTAGRIDRFRKKYAKFGADKEN